The Silurus meridionalis isolate SWU-2019-XX chromosome 18, ASM1480568v1, whole genome shotgun sequence genome includes the window atctagcaggcgtacaataacaTTGGCATTTTCACAtaatttgattggatggtcagagagcgcacaagtcagagctcgcaaactgcatctgtagcaaatatatttgtgtagacTTACAGTTAATAgcagtttttttattacataatgGCTGACCGAGGATAAGAAATACATTTGTTCACAGATACACTCACAAAAAAAGTTGAGGCTATCATGATAAGAGTGATGGTTTATAGGGAGATTATTACTAAATGAAATTCTACTGTATTGTTGGCAAAATTGTACAAAtcgtaaatataaatataaaaaaaatataagtatAATTTTGTCCTAATAATGTCAAACTGTAAAACTTTTACACAGaagaatggattttttttctaaacttaaatttttattctaaatttCACTCCCACACAGAAATCAGCCTTCAACAGATCACAGACTTTAACCTATAAGAATGGCTATGCTTTTCCCATCCGACCCAAAGTGGGGATTGGACAGCAGCCTTTGACCTCCGAAAACCTGAACATGATGAAACAGCTCTTTATCCGAGCACCTATTGTCTCTAAAGAACCGTCCACACGGACTCCTCCAAGCTTCATTCCGGCCTATGTCACCTACGACAAGAAGGTAACAAACTCTTTTTTAGGTAACAACATTGTTCCTGTAAGTTCATCACATGCTTAAGCATTAGTGAATCCTGAACCAGATCTGTTAAATGTTCACCATGTAAGAAATGATCTGTACCTGTAACCCTGTGTGACCTTTGCCCCCTCCCCCCAATCCCAGGTTCTGCGTTTttatggctacttccagcaggaggTGCTGTACTCACCAGAGGAGAGCTGGCGTGTGCGGCCAGTCGTGTTGTATTACTACCTGGAGGACGACAgcatgtgtgtgatggagccAAGGTTAAAAAACTCAGGAATTCCGCAGGGAAAACTGCTCAAACGCCAGCGGATGCCTAAGAACAAGTGTTCAGAACATTACCACTGGAAAGACTTGAATCTCGCTATGGATTTGTGTCTGTATGGCACTGTGTACAGAATCACACAGTGCGACGCCTTCACTCGGGTATACACACTTCACAAGTTCAGACAACCTTTCTTAACCTTTTCatactgaaaaaaaacattttgtgtgtgtgtgtgtgtgtgtgcaggagttCATGGAGAGTCACGGGATAGAATTGAATGACCCTGAACGGATCCCTAGTGACCCCTACATGACCCGCCGCTCTCAGCCAGACCACTCTTTCCTTACACCATCAGATTTTGACCACTTCAAACAGTTCCTCACTATGGACCGTAAggtaaaaaatacacacatttatcacaattaaacaatacaatacacagaacaaaCTCGGAGATTAAAAAAACGGCAAGTATGAATTTAGTAAATATAAATTTGTCCTGGTGCTGCTGCAATAGCACCACCTACAGGCAGTTCTATAAATGAACAACTACAATATCTTCAAAATTTAGAGAactgccattttatttttatttttatctagtGGATCATATACAGTACTTACAGTTTCTGTTTTGCAGAATTTACTGATTGGGAATCTGGAAGAcaaaaatacttttgtctataacTGACCTTAAGCTTTCACTTGTGACTGGTGCATGTAGAGGTTTAAacacatatttaaatgtgtgtaggtGCTGCGATTCTTCGCTCTGTTGGATGACTTAGACTCAGGTGAAAAAAGGCCTGTAACCATACAGTATTATCTGGTGGATGATTCCGTGGAGATCCGTGAAGTCCGGGAGCCTAACAGCGGCAGAGACACGTTTCCCCTCATGTTGCGGAGACAAAAGATTCATAAAGACATCAAAGCAGAGTGCcgtaagacacacacatacacctatacacctacacctacacacacacacacacacacacacacacacacacacacacaatcaatcaaTACAACCCACACGTCAGAAAACAACCAGATCAAACTGAAATATAACAACATACACAATCTAACACACACCAGGAGAATAAAGtgcaagcatacacacacacacacacacacacacacacac containing:
- the efhc1 gene encoding EF-hand domain-containing protein 1 produces the protein MMSVNTARELPFLPGNTFRDITKSAFNRSQTLTYKNGYAFPIRPKVGIGQQPLTSENLNMMKQLFIRAPIVSKEPSTRTPPSFIPAYVTYDKKVLRFYGYFQQEVLYSPEESWRVRPVVLYYYLEDDSMCVMEPRLKNSGIPQGKLLKRQRMPKNKCSEHYHWKDLNLAMDLCLYGTVYRITQCDAFTREFMESHGIELNDPERIPSDPYMTRRSQPDHSFLTPSDFDHFKQFLTMDRKVLRFFALLDDLDSGEKRPVTIQYYLVDDSVEIREVREPNSGRDTFPLMLRRQKIHKDIKAECQPFPSCVLEVSPHEVVEFYSPKDFRVGEKIKLMGNHFLLYDCDEFTRKYYKEHHPDITLKPHPLEKRPEQEFKRVIPPYNGFGTLEDSLQNCLTLFPEPPKKDLIKLIKNDNKVLRYAARLDSQNPEDMGRNFIFYYFLSNDMLSIFETFKRNTGIGGGKFLEKTRVPKPGSSVENPEYYGPADFAIGATVEVFGRRFILTDADLYVLKYLESVAEQERIPEQTLCSLRQALGKNKALSLMLPSDKEITQSP